One Porphyromonas pogonae genomic region harbors:
- the hemA gene encoding glutamyl-tRNA reductase, which translates to MIGLIGINHKSADVGIRELYALAPAEGIAFVESLISTGMIEGAMVLSTCNRLEVYYETRSLCPSTGLSIITRLEEYNHLQESSAQLFYRCTGREVYDHLFRLASGLDSMVVGETQILGQLKDAFRRATDNSQSTSVLSRMFHKAFETAKKIRSQYLISSTPISAGSAAVNYMTTLGIGKDEPTLIIGAGQMAETIYDTLMASGYSDIRVYNRTRERAEKFTVGRRLKCYCEGELDVALADACQVYAATSSLTPVVTRQVMPFASDRPVYMFDMAVPRNIAEDVAQLNHVHVYTIDDLKKAQGEESDYSMLNEPEIEACLQEKIEELVSWTEASRMREVISLIQEATAKLLEKEMAHLPNQLTSEEIELISRYDEHFRITMSTAIISSLKQITNDGQNMKYAESVNRLFKNILTNI; encoded by the coding sequence ATGATAGGATTAATCGGGATCAATCACAAGAGTGCCGATGTCGGGATCCGAGAGTTGTACGCTCTGGCTCCGGCAGAAGGCATTGCATTCGTAGAGTCTTTGATATCTACGGGAATGATAGAGGGGGCTATGGTGCTTTCGACTTGTAACAGGCTGGAAGTGTATTACGAGACACGTTCGCTTTGTCCGTCCACAGGTCTGTCCATAATTACACGGTTGGAAGAGTACAATCATCTTCAAGAGTCATCAGCTCAACTTTTCTACCGTTGCACCGGCAGGGAGGTGTATGATCATTTATTCCGTTTGGCATCGGGGCTCGACTCCATGGTCGTGGGCGAGACACAGATATTGGGACAACTCAAAGACGCCTTTCGCCGTGCCACGGACAACAGCCAAAGTACTTCCGTGCTATCGCGCATGTTTCACAAGGCTTTCGAAACTGCGAAGAAGATACGCTCACAATACCTTATCAGTTCTACACCGATATCTGCCGGCAGTGCGGCGGTAAACTACATGACCACCTTGGGCATCGGCAAAGACGAGCCTACGCTTATAATCGGGGCAGGACAAATGGCAGAGACTATATATGATACGCTCATGGCTTCAGGCTACAGCGATATCAGGGTTTACAACAGAACCCGTGAGCGTGCCGAGAAATTTACCGTGGGGCGCAGGCTCAAATGCTATTGTGAAGGAGAGTTGGATGTAGCTCTTGCCGATGCATGCCAAGTGTATGCCGCTACTTCTTCCCTCACACCTGTAGTGACACGTCAGGTAATGCCTTTCGCAAGTGACAGGCCGGTGTATATGTTTGACATGGCTGTACCTCGCAATATTGCGGAGGACGTGGCGCAACTCAATCATGTGCATGTGTACACTATAGATGACCTCAAGAAGGCGCAAGGCGAGGAAAGTGACTATTCTATGTTGAACGAGCCTGAAATAGAGGCATGCCTGCAAGAGAAGATAGAGGAGCTGGTATCATGGACGGAGGCTTCACGCATGAGGGAGGTGATATCCTTGATACAAGAGGCTACCGCCAAATTGCTGGAAAAGGAGATGGCTCATCTGCCCAATCAGCTTACTTCTGAAGAAATAGAACTGATCAGCCGTTACGACGAGCATTTCCGCATCACGATGTCTACTGCTATAATCTCATCACTCAAGCAGATTACCAATGACGGGCAGAACATGAAATATGCCGAGTCGGTCAATCGTTTGTTTAAAAACATACTTACCAATATATGA
- a CDS encoding cupin domain-containing protein has product MEEMKKKTILTPASLIDYAQGGIVSKELIHTNTGNITFFAIDEGQKISEHSAPFDATVMIVEGEAEIIIGGEPFILKAGEMIVMPANEPHALNAVKAFKMMLIMIRSLAK; this is encoded by the coding sequence ATGGAAGAAATGAAGAAAAAAACGATTCTTACTCCTGCATCTCTGATCGATTATGCTCAGGGTGGTATTGTGAGTAAAGAACTGATTCATACAAATACCGGCAATATTACTTTTTTTGCTATCGATGAGGGACAGAAGATCAGTGAACATTCAGCTCCTTTCGATGCCACAGTAATGATTGTAGAGGGCGAAGCCGAAATTATAATCGGCGGGGAGCCATTCATTCTTAAAGCCGGTGAAATGATAGTGATGCCTGCCAACGAACCGCATGCACTCAATGCTGTGAAAGCGTTTAAGATGATGCTTATCATGATACGCTCTCTGGCTAAGTAA
- a CDS encoding class I SAM-dependent methyltransferase, producing MKEEKMNMDQGHWILAKLGKRVLRPGGRELTNMMMDILNITPQDDVVEFAPGMGYTASLAVARSPHSYTAIELNEEAADIVRKNIHYAKAEVVIANAAATGLADGCASRVYGEAMLTMQSDAQKESIIREASRLLRPGGMYGIHEVGLYPDDISEDIKDKVRVDMMKSIRVNVRPLTRLEWCALLEKHGFEIVAVRQNAMHLLERDRMIADEGFWRFLGIVIRMMFHPKARARVIQMRKTFRRHADHINAISIVARKLK from the coding sequence ATGAAAGAAGAAAAAATGAATATGGATCAAGGCCACTGGATACTTGCCAAGTTGGGTAAGCGGGTACTTCGCCCGGGTGGTCGAGAGCTTACAAATATGATGATGGATATCCTTAATATCACCCCGCAAGATGATGTTGTAGAGTTTGCTCCCGGCATGGGGTATACTGCATCTCTCGCAGTAGCTCGCAGCCCACACTCCTATACAGCGATAGAGCTCAATGAGGAAGCAGCGGATATTGTGCGTAAGAATATCCATTATGCGAAAGCTGAAGTGGTGATAGCCAATGCAGCAGCCACAGGATTGGCCGATGGCTGTGCGTCCAGGGTGTACGGTGAGGCTATGCTCACCATGCAAAGTGATGCGCAAAAGGAAAGTATCATCAGAGAAGCATCACGATTGTTACGTCCGGGAGGTATGTACGGTATTCATGAAGTGGGACTTTACCCCGATGATATAAGCGAAGATATCAAAGATAAGGTACGAGTGGATATGATGAAAAGCATCAGGGTCAATGTGCGTCCTTTGACGCGCTTGGAGTGGTGTGCATTGTTGGAGAAGCATGGGTTCGAGATTGTAGCAGTCAGGCAAAACGCGATGCATTTACTTGAGCGTGACCGAATGATTGCGGACGAAGGCTTCTGGAGATTTCTTGGTATTGTGATCAGAATGATGTTTCATCCCAAGGCTCGTGCACGAGTTATACAGATGCGCAAGACATTCCGCCGTCATGCCGATCATATCAATGCCATAAGCATCGTGGCTCGTAAATTAAAATAA
- the cbiQ gene encoding cobalt ECF transporter T component CbiQ produces MTVKSHLTNKSKMLKASLMTSFIGGSLLVLVLLLAIDSDIFTGIVAGVIFLVRLVGKASWRKLFYKRMLWLQPFLLPAILPVLFVRVVGGQDSLWNIWGWGITDESLSLFVHIYLRCLGAIALVMNLTVVCPVYYLLREMRRVRVPGLLVELFELVYRYIFLLGETAHNILIAQKARLGYCGVRNRMHHSSMLFGQTLVLAYSEADRFYHGMVSRGGGGEEEREAHPYLQGREEQNDALPLQVKDLCFSYVSGKEILTQISFDIERAQKIVLLGSNGAGKSTLFLLLDGILKSNAGDIVLGDIAIDYKKESVRFLRRHIALVFQNSNYQLFAPTVEEEIAFGLKNMGLSGEELDVTVEKVIAQYELGEIRTLPPHKLSEGQKKWVAIAAVLACNPSIVILDEPTSNLDCYYTHRVIELLDELYRHGKVVIISTHDMNLAYEWGERAIVMDKGELIADGSVIAVFNDRELLVRANLEQPAILRLQGTHLPYGEVEAVEDASAGGGFLPLFLKSGDVRCLIVGGGQGALKKAMLMQGKGVKCTLLAPEICADMTEYVGDHSIPFIQKDYCSADICDFNLVVAATGDRAVEEMIARDAKEAERLVCSISYPELGNFEFAALCDKEGLQIAIHTYYSLPVLTRKLKEHLQETIPVGLAQQLAELSLLRKDIITYHKEQLDISQINRLQNKYEQLMAQVLELLKL; encoded by the coding sequence ATGACCGTAAAGTCCCATTTGACCAACAAGAGCAAGATGCTCAAAGCGAGTCTTATGACGAGTTTTATAGGCGGTAGCTTGCTGGTGCTTGTTTTGTTGTTGGCCATAGACTCTGATATATTCACAGGTATTGTCGCAGGCGTCATATTCCTGGTGCGACTTGTGGGCAAAGCTTCGTGGCGTAAGTTGTTTTACAAGCGCATGCTTTGGTTGCAACCTTTTTTGCTGCCCGCAATCTTGCCAGTACTCTTTGTACGTGTCGTAGGAGGGCAAGATAGTCTATGGAATATATGGGGGTGGGGTATTACGGATGAGTCTTTGTCTTTGTTTGTCCATATATATCTGCGATGCTTGGGAGCCATTGCCTTGGTCATGAACCTTACCGTAGTATGCCCCGTGTACTACCTCCTTAGAGAGATGCGGCGTGTGAGGGTGCCCGGCTTGCTGGTAGAGCTATTCGAGCTGGTGTATCGGTATATCTTTTTGCTGGGCGAGACAGCTCACAATATCCTCATCGCGCAGAAAGCACGGCTGGGTTACTGCGGCGTTAGAAATCGCATGCACCACTCCTCCATGCTTTTCGGCCAAACTCTGGTGCTGGCATACAGCGAGGCCGATAGGTTTTACCACGGTATGGTATCGCGTGGCGGAGGCGGTGAAGAGGAGAGAGAGGCACACCCTTACCTGCAAGGTCGTGAGGAGCAAAATGATGCTCTACCCTTACAGGTAAAAGATCTATGTTTTAGCTATGTGTCGGGTAAGGAAATCCTGACCCAAATATCATTTGATATAGAGAGAGCGCAGAAGATAGTCTTGTTGGGCTCGAACGGTGCAGGCAAGTCTACACTCTTCCTGCTACTCGACGGCATACTCAAATCCAATGCGGGAGACATTGTGCTGGGAGATATAGCTATTGACTATAAGAAAGAGTCGGTGCGCTTCCTGCGACGGCATATCGCTTTGGTCTTTCAGAACTCCAATTACCAGCTTTTTGCCCCTACTGTGGAAGAAGAGATAGCTTTCGGCTTGAAGAATATGGGGCTTTCGGGCGAAGAGCTGGATGTCACGGTGGAGAAGGTAATCGCGCAGTATGAACTTGGCGAGATACGCACTTTGCCGCCGCATAAGCTGAGCGAAGGTCAGAAGAAATGGGTGGCAATAGCAGCAGTACTGGCTTGTAATCCGTCGATAGTTATTTTGGACGAACCTACTTCTAATCTCGACTGCTACTATACGCACCGAGTGATAGAGTTACTGGACGAATTATACCGTCATGGAAAGGTTGTGATCATCTCCACACACGATATGAATCTTGCTTATGAGTGGGGAGAGAGAGCTATTGTTATGGACAAGGGTGAGCTCATTGCCGATGGCAGCGTCATAGCTGTATTCAATGATAGGGAGCTTTTGGTCAGAGCCAATCTGGAGCAACCGGCTATATTGCGATTGCAGGGTACGCACCTGCCCTACGGTGAGGTTGAAGCCGTAGAGGATGCATCTGCCGGAGGTGGATTTTTACCTTTGTTTCTCAAGAGTGGAGATGTCCGTTGCCTTATTGTGGGTGGGGGGCAAGGTGCGCTGAAGAAGGCTATGCTTATGCAGGGCAAAGGAGTAAAATGTACACTACTGGCACCCGAAATTTGTGCGGACATGACAGAGTACGTTGGGGATCATAGCATACCTTTTATACAGAAGGATTATTGCAGTGCTGATATCTGTGACTTCAACCTTGTGGTAGCGGCTACCGGTGACAGGGCTGTGGAAGAGATGATAGCACGCGATGCCAAGGAGGCGGAGAGGCTGGTCTGCTCTATTTCATACCCGGAATTGGGAAACTTTGAGTTTGCAGCCCTATGTGATAAAGAAGGGTTGCAGATTGCAATCCACACATACTACAGCTTGCCTGTGCTCACACGCAAACTGAAAGAGCATTTGCAGGAGACTATTCCTGTAGGGTTGGCACAGCAATTAGCAGAACTGAGCTTACTGCGTAAAGACATAATAACATATCACAAAGAACAACTAGATATTTCACAAATTAACAGGTTACAGAATAAATATGAACAACTCATGGCACAAGTGCTCGAGTTATTGAAATTATGA
- the hemC gene encoding hydroxymethylbilane synthase, protein MRSKIVLGTRGSKLAMRQTELVREALMQVYPTLDVEIKVISTKGDRDLNMSLRGQLTKGLFTEEIEAELLSGDIDAAIHSLKDLPVECTAGTCIGAYLKRADTSEVWIGHHHLRDLPAGSVVGTSSHRRAFQLLSKYPHLEIRDIRGNVETRIRKFQEGLYDGILMAKAGIDRLGLGGHIREIIAEDTIVPAPGQGAIAVHIRDNDEELKDVLAQINDHTTEREVITERTILSLLGGGCALPFGCRCHYSHGTYHILAFFSDETGQVTHRAEQTIEEGDYLRQINYLVDTLKSNIQG, encoded by the coding sequence ATGAGATCCAAAATAGTATTGGGCACACGGGGGAGTAAGTTGGCGATGCGCCAGACCGAGCTGGTGCGAGAGGCACTGATGCAGGTATATCCCACTTTGGATGTAGAGATCAAGGTGATCTCTACCAAAGGAGACAGAGACCTCAACATGTCACTCAGGGGACAACTCACCAAGGGGCTTTTTACCGAGGAGATAGAGGCGGAGTTGCTCAGCGGTGACATAGATGCTGCCATACACAGCCTCAAAGACCTACCCGTGGAGTGCACTGCCGGTACTTGTATAGGAGCTTATCTCAAGCGAGCCGATACGAGTGAGGTGTGGATAGGGCATCACCATCTGCGTGATCTGCCTGCAGGTTCCGTTGTGGGCACATCAAGCCACAGACGTGCCTTCCAGTTGCTCAGTAAATATCCTCATCTTGAAATACGTGATATCAGGGGTAATGTAGAGACCCGCATCAGGAAGTTTCAAGAGGGACTCTATGATGGCATACTCATGGCCAAAGCAGGCATAGATCGGTTGGGCCTGGGCGGTCATATCCGTGAAATCATTGCAGAAGATACTATCGTACCTGCTCCCGGTCAGGGTGCAATAGCTGTACACATACGTGACAATGATGAGGAGCTCAAGGATGTATTGGCACAGATCAACGATCATACTACCGAACGTGAAGTGATCACCGAACGAACTATCCTCAGTTTGTTGGGGGGAGGATGTGCACTGCCTTTCGGCTGCAGATGTCATTACAGTCACGGCACTTATCATATACTTGCTTTCTTTAGTGATGAAACTGGACAGGTAACACACCGGGCGGAGCAAACAATTGAGGAAGGTGATTATCTCCGTCAAATAAACTATCTTGTGGATACCCTTAAATCAAATATTCAAGGATGA
- a CDS encoding energy-coupling factor ABC transporter permease, which yields MKNKYICLLAVLFLIAQPSFAMHIMEGYLPFKHCLIWYAVSLPFVVLSFRYVARLVRRDPKQKITLALAGAYVFLLSALKLPSVTGSSSHLTGTTLGTVITGPMSLPVIGLIVLLFQALLLAHGGISTLGANIFSLSIAGPFVAYGIYKGLGSLRVNRNVNVFLATFIGSLSTYLTTSFQLAFAYPDPQYGIWASAMKFMSIFAVTQVPLSLIEGFLTVLIFNILVKQGITPLHLMANKNEVR from the coding sequence ATGAAAAATAAGTATATCTGCCTTTTGGCCGTTTTATTCCTGATTGCCCAGCCCTCCTTTGCCATGCATATTATGGAAGGTTATTTGCCTTTCAAGCATTGTTTGATATGGTACGCTGTCTCGCTTCCCTTTGTGGTATTGAGTTTCCGTTATGTGGCAAGGCTGGTGCGTCGTGATCCCAAGCAAAAGATTACACTGGCACTTGCTGGGGCTTATGTGTTTTTGTTATCCGCTCTCAAGTTGCCCTCTGTCACGGGGAGTAGCTCTCATCTCACCGGCACCACTCTGGGCACTGTGATCACGGGGCCTATGTCACTGCCCGTGATAGGGCTTATAGTGCTACTGTTCCAGGCTTTGCTCTTGGCTCATGGCGGTATCAGCACTTTGGGCGCCAATATTTTTTCACTTTCTATAGCGGGGCCTTTTGTGGCTTATGGCATTTACAAGGGGCTCGGATCGCTCAGAGTAAACAGGAATGTCAATGTATTCCTGGCCACTTTCATAGGCTCGCTTTCTACTTATCTTACGACTTCATTCCAGCTTGCTTTTGCTTATCCTGATCCACAATACGGTATCTGGGCATCTGCTATGAAGTTCATGTCCATCTTTGCCGTTACGCAGGTACCGCTTTCTTTGATCGAAGGCTTCCTTACGGTGCTTATATTCAATATACTCGTGAAACAAGGTATTACTCCCTTGCATTTGATGGCTAATAAAAACGAAGTACGATGA
- a CDS encoding peptidase associated domain and porin domain-containing protein, whose translation MRPTIRTALLLILLSLPGLQSVYAQVRWLGKISDASTGQPVENMMVRVVNAGKVKSFVMSDSKGAFVLESKQTDDKDELVFSHLAYQSKTIHPQSPSTFIKVSVTPKSIALREVTVSQPRIAQKKDTLVYNIASFIGKGDKSLEDGLKKIPGIQVNDNGSVQYQGKDISKFYIEGSDIISQNYTVATKSMPVKAVSKVEVMENHQPIKQLQGKVFSNQVALNIKLKNKYLFKPFGSSEVGVGINQDKDPLYRAVGSVMGFNPRYQFIGSIKLSNNGAEDSRNTFFMSFPQPRASTAAEILGEISGSSPPLKRKDYTAITDHMVSLNARYKHSNDAYTDAKVDYIYNKGVHTYDVHSHYYTPARHIDVYEISKPMSALYQPTLTLRYHRNDSLIYLLDEFKVKGKFEKGQFDLWHNSDAISQTRSTKILDVTNSLNLLKTINDKRVSLNWDIQYNYTPRVNIAYGGDLPAADRMTQQAQNSFLSTRFSAGMDLNIGRHHMIRLPLTVSYLYNRVETMTDPLLPYAMHNELYGYSLSPMLNPSYTYTGVGRKFVLTLSTPLGLYRHSFRDVPGAKDRFVNRFVFNPTLSINYDIISNLKLSFESRYNENIGDITDYLTAPIRVNYRTDRIASGITSLNKFFYTRADIDYKRPLDLFFINMYCSYGRLSSNLISNISFLLSQKQLLSILPFSSHTDNIKARVGVSKQLIDIKTKIGGGIQYIYSKSYAYKESERVPVSGHSPSVDFSFNTNPYKWIDVGYDFSYALQRYSYAGIKSSLNNNSHAAKMRVYPLSDLALIADASYNHHKIAERVYKDFFMMNAALEYKIDKVKLKLEVNNILNRRTYSYTLFSNADFYSYNYHLRPREIFISLSLF comes from the coding sequence ATGAGACCTACAATTCGGACGGCTTTATTACTCATCTTGTTATCTCTGCCCGGGCTACAATCAGTGTACGCCCAGGTGAGATGGCTGGGTAAAATATCTGATGCCTCTACAGGACAGCCTGTGGAGAATATGATGGTGAGAGTGGTGAATGCCGGTAAAGTCAAGTCCTTTGTGATGTCTGATAGTAAGGGCGCATTTGTCCTTGAGTCTAAACAGACCGATGACAAGGATGAGCTCGTATTCAGTCACTTGGCTTATCAAAGCAAGACCATTCATCCTCAAAGTCCCTCTACCTTCATCAAGGTCAGTGTGACGCCCAAATCCATTGCTTTGCGAGAAGTGACTGTGAGCCAACCTCGCATTGCGCAGAAAAAAGATACTCTGGTCTACAACATTGCCTCTTTTATAGGCAAAGGCGACAAGTCTCTCGAAGACGGTCTCAAAAAGATACCCGGTATCCAAGTCAATGACAACGGAAGCGTACAGTACCAAGGCAAAGACATCAGCAAATTTTATATTGAAGGGTCAGATATCATCTCCCAAAACTATACCGTGGCCACGAAGAGCATGCCTGTAAAAGCGGTGTCCAAGGTGGAGGTTATGGAAAACCATCAACCTATCAAGCAACTTCAGGGTAAAGTGTTCTCCAATCAGGTGGCACTGAATATAAAACTCAAAAACAAGTACCTCTTCAAGCCTTTCGGATCATCAGAGGTCGGTGTCGGCATCAATCAGGATAAGGACCCGCTATACAGAGCTGTAGGTTCAGTTATGGGATTCAACCCTCGCTACCAATTTATAGGAAGTATCAAGCTCTCCAACAACGGAGCTGAAGATAGCCGAAATACTTTTTTCATGTCTTTTCCTCAGCCTCGGGCCAGTACTGCTGCCGAGATATTGGGAGAGATCTCAGGCTCGTCTCCTCCGCTCAAAAGAAAAGACTATACCGCTATTACGGATCATATGGTGAGTCTCAATGCGAGATACAAACACTCCAATGATGCCTATACCGATGCCAAAGTGGACTATATCTACAACAAAGGAGTGCATACCTACGATGTGCATAGCCACTACTACACGCCTGCTCGCCACATTGATGTCTATGAGATCTCAAAGCCAATGTCTGCTCTGTATCAGCCTACTCTCACCCTGCGCTATCACCGAAACGATAGTCTCATATACCTCTTAGACGAATTTAAGGTGAAAGGGAAATTTGAGAAAGGCCAATTCGATTTGTGGCACAATAGCGACGCTATCTCGCAGACCCGCTCAACTAAAATATTGGATGTTACCAACTCGCTCAATCTCCTGAAGACTATAAACGACAAGCGTGTAAGTCTCAATTGGGATATACAGTACAATTATACACCTCGGGTCAATATAGCTTATGGAGGTGATCTGCCGGCTGCAGACCGTATGACACAGCAGGCACAAAACTCGTTCTTGTCTACAAGATTCAGTGCTGGTATGGATCTCAATATCGGCCGGCATCATATGATCCGATTGCCTCTTACCGTATCTTACCTTTACAACCGTGTAGAGACTATGACAGATCCGCTCTTGCCGTACGCTATGCACAATGAGCTTTACGGCTATTCTCTATCCCCCATGCTTAATCCGTCATATACCTACACGGGGGTGGGACGCAAATTTGTACTCACACTCAGTACCCCTTTGGGCTTGTACAGGCATAGTTTCCGTGATGTTCCGGGAGCCAAGGACAGGTTTGTCAACCGCTTCGTATTCAATCCAACATTAAGCATCAATTATGATATTATCTCTAATCTGAAACTTTCGTTCGAGTCTCGATATAATGAAAACATCGGTGATATCACGGATTATCTTACAGCACCCATAAGAGTGAATTATAGAACAGATCGCATAGCTTCAGGCATCACGAGTCTCAATAAATTCTTTTACACACGTGCCGATATCGACTACAAGCGTCCGCTTGATTTATTTTTTATCAATATGTATTGCAGCTATGGCCGGCTTTCGTCTAACCTGATCTCCAACATCTCCTTTTTGCTCTCCCAAAAGCAACTCCTCTCTATACTGCCATTTTCGTCGCATACTGATAATATAAAAGCACGTGTGGGAGTAAGTAAGCAATTAATTGATATAAAAACCAAGATCGGTGGAGGTATACAATACATCTACTCGAAGAGTTATGCTTATAAGGAGTCGGAGCGAGTACCTGTCTCAGGACATTCTCCCTCGGTGGATTTTTCATTCAATACCAATCCTTACAAATGGATCGACGTTGGCTACGACTTCAGTTACGCTTTACAGCGCTACAGCTATGCGGGTATAAAATCATCGTTGAACAACAATTCTCATGCTGCCAAGATGAGAGTATATCCGCTTTCCGATCTGGCATTGATAGCCGATGCTTCCTATAACCATCATAAAATAGCCGAGCGTGTTTACAAGGATTTCTTTATGATGAATGCGGCCTTGGAATATAAGATTGATAAGGTAAAACTGAAATTGGAGGTAAACAATATCTTGAATCGCCGCACTTACTCCTACACCCTTTTTAGTAATGCGGACTTCTACTCATACAACTATCATCTGCGCCCTCGTGAGATTTTTATCTCCTTAAGCCTGTTCTAA
- a CDS encoding GLPGLI family protein translates to MKHILRFTSLILLGVMFGINSYAQSNSGTNPECIYKYVVSSTDKAGSKVEGNYFGVLQMTPVHSRFIDYSAYAVDSAQVCKAPAGEIKTLSEKEFKNTHYFTPVIYNIAKDKKLTVYDYIGLDLCKYSEELPIVKWESVDGSMDVCGYKCAKAVGSYAGRRWTVWYTPDIPLPYGPWKLIGLPGLVLKATDADGIHTFEAISIRNTAVPCVSRDARDATGTSRDKFIATRNKFMESPMSNIPQESIKEISVLKNGDEKTLIINGVPLRNFDGTYIPLELK, encoded by the coding sequence ATGAAACACATTTTGAGATTCACGAGCTTAATCCTGCTGGGAGTTATGTTTGGAATTAACAGCTATGCACAAAGCAACAGCGGTACAAATCCTGAATGTATCTATAAATACGTAGTCAGCAGTACAGACAAAGCGGGCTCTAAGGTAGAGGGCAATTACTTTGGCGTATTGCAAATGACTCCCGTCCATTCACGATTTATCGATTATTCGGCATATGCCGTGGATTCTGCCCAAGTGTGCAAGGCTCCGGCCGGTGAGATCAAGACTCTTTCGGAGAAAGAATTCAAAAATACCCATTACTTCACTCCCGTTATCTATAATATAGCCAAAGACAAGAAGCTCACGGTGTATGATTACATAGGACTGGATCTGTGTAAATATAGTGAGGAGTTGCCTATTGTTAAGTGGGAATCAGTCGATGGCTCTATGGACGTTTGTGGATATAAATGTGCCAAAGCCGTGGGCTCTTACGCCGGTCGTCGCTGGACTGTATGGTACACGCCGGATATCCCTCTGCCTTATGGTCCTTGGAAGCTCATAGGACTGCCCGGGCTTGTACTCAAAGCCACCGATGCCGATGGCATACACACTTTTGAAGCTATTTCCATCCGTAACACCGCTGTGCCGTGTGTTTCCAGGGATGCGAGGGATGCTACCGGTACATCAAGAGACAAGTTCATCGCTACAAGGAACAAATTCATGGAATCGCCCATGTCCAATATCCCCCAAGAATCTATCAAAGAAATATCCGTTTTGAAAAATGGTGATGAGAAAACACTCATTATCAACGGTGTTCCGCTTCGCAATTTCGACGGCACTTACATACCTCTCGAGCTCAAGTAA